A single region of the Panthera tigris isolate Pti1 chromosome B1, P.tigris_Pti1_mat1.1, whole genome shotgun sequence genome encodes:
- the NPY5R gene encoding neuropeptide Y receptor type 5, which translates to MDLELQDFYNKTLATENSTGAPRSSDFPVWDDYKSSVDDLQYFLIGLYTFVSLLGFMGNLLILMALMRKRNQKTTVNFLIGNLAFSDILVVLFCSPFTLTSVLLDQWMFGKVMCHIMPFLQCVSVLVSTLILISIAIVRYHMIKHPISNNLTANHGYFLIATVWTLGFAICSPLPVFHSLVELQETFGSTLLSSRYLCIESWPSDSYRIAFTISLLLVQYILPLVCLTISHTSVCRSISCGLSNQESKLEENEMINLTLHPFKKSGPQGKLSSSQKWSYSFIRKHRRRYSKKTACVLPAPARPSQENHSRMLPENFGSVKSQLSSSSKFIPGVPTCFEMKPEENSDVHEMRVNRSIMRIKKRSRSVFYRLTILILVFAVSWMPLHLFHVVTDFNDNLISNRHFKLVYCICHLLGMMSCCLNPILYGFLNNGIKADLISLIQCLHMS; encoded by the coding sequence ATGGATTTAGAGCTCCAGGACTTTTATAACAAGACACTTGCCACTGAGAACAGTACTGGGGCCCCTCGGAGCTCTGATTTCCCAGTGTGGGATGACTATAAAAGCAGTGTGGATGACCTGCAGTATTTTCTGATTGGACTTTATACATTTGTAAGTCTTCTTGGTTTCATGGGGAATCTCCTTATTTTAATGGCACTCATGAGAAAGCGTAACCAGAAGACTACAGTAAACTTCCTCATAGGAAATTTGGCCTTCTCTGATATCTTGGTTGTGTTGTTTTGCTCACCTTTCACACTGACCTCCGTCTTGCTGGATCAGTGGATGTTTGGCAAAGTCATGTGTCATATTATGCCTTTTCTTCAGTGTGTTTCAGTTCTGGTctcaactttaattttaatatcaattGCTATTGTCAGGTATCATATGATAAAACATCCTATATCTAATAATTTAACGGCAAACCATGGCTACTTCTTGATAGCTACTGTCTGGACGCTAGGTTTTGCGATTTGTTCTCCCCTTCCAGTGTTTCACAGTCTGGTGGAACTTCAGGAAACATTTGGCTCAACACTGCTGAGCAGCAGGTATTTATGCATTGAGTCGTGGCCATCCGATTCATACAGAATTGCTTTTACCATCTCTTTATTGCTAGTTCAGTATATTCTGCCCTTGGTGTGTCTAACCATAAGTCATACCAGTGTCTGCAGGAGTATAAGCTGTGGGTTGTCCAACCAAGAAAGcaaactagaagaaaatgagaTGATCAACTTAACTCTTCATCCATTCAAAAAGAGTGGGCCTCAGGGGAAACTTTCCAGCAGCCAGAAATGGAGCTATTCATTCatcagaaaacacagaagaagatACAGCAAGAAGACAGCATGCGTGTTACCTGCTCCAGCAAGACCTTCTCAAGAGAACCATTCAAGAATGCTTCCAGAAAACTTTGGGTCTGTAAAAAGTCAGCTCTCGTCATCCAGTAAGTTCATACCAGGAGTCCCCACCTGCTTTGAGATGAAACCTGAAGAAAACTCAGACGTTCATGAAATGAGAGTAAACCGTTCGATCATGAGGATAAAAAAGAGATCTCGAAGTGTTTTTTATAGACTAACCATATTGATATTGGTGTTTGCTGTTAGCTGGATGCCACTACACCTTTTCCATGTGGTAACTGATTTTAATGATAACCTTATTTCAAATAGGCATTTCAAGTTGGTGTATTGCATCTGCCATTTGTTAGGCATGATGTCTTGTTGTCTGAATCCTATTCTGTATGGATTTCTTAATAATGGGATCAAAGCTGATTTAATTTCCCTTATACAGTGTCTTCATATGTCATAA
- the NPY1R gene encoding neuropeptide Y receptor type 1, which translates to MNSTLMSQVENHSILCNFSENSQFLAFESDDCHLPLAMIFTLALAYGAVIILGVSGNLALIIIILKQKEMRNVTNILIVNLSFSDLLVAIMCLPFTFVYTLMDHWVFGEAMCKLNPFVQCVSITVSIFSLVLIAVERHQLIINPRGWRPNNRHAYVGIAVIWVLAVVSSLPFLIYQVLTDEPFQNVTLDAFKDKYVCFDKFPSDSHRLSYTTLLLMLQYFGPLCFIFICYFKIYIRLKRRNNMMDKMRDNKYRSSETKRINIMLLSIVVAFAVCWLPLTIFNTVFDWNHQIIATCNHNLLFLLCHLTAMISTCVNPIFYGFLNKNFQRDLQFFFNFCDFRSRDDDYETIAMSTMHTDVSKTSLKQASPVAFKKINNDDNEKI; encoded by the exons ATGAATTCAACATTAATGTCCCAGGTTGAAAATCATTCAATCCTATGTAATTTTTCAGAGAATTCCCAGTTTTTGGCTTTTGAAAGTGATGATTGCCATCTGCCCTTGGCCATGATATTTACATTAGCTCTTGCTTATGGAGCTGTAATAATTCTTGGAGTCTCTGGAAACCTGGCGTTGATCATAATCATCTTGAAACAAAAGGAGATGAGAAATGTTACCAATATCCTGATAGTGAACCTTTCCTTCTCAGACTTGCTTGTTGCCATCATGTGTCTCCCCTTCACATTTGTCTACACATTAATGGACCACTGGGTTTTTGGTGAGGCAATGTGCAAATTGAATCCTTTTGTGCAATGTGTTTCGATCACTGTGTCCATTTTCTCTCTGGTTCTCATCGCCGTGGAGCGACATCAGCTGATAATCAACCCACGAGGGTGGAGACCAAATAACAGACATGCTTACGTAGGTATTGCCGTCATTTGGGTCCTTGCTGTGGTTTCTTCTCTACCTTTTCTCATCTATCAAGTACTGACCGATGAACCGTTCCAGAACGTGACACTTGACGCGTTCAAGGACAAGTACGTGTGCTTTGATAAATTTCCATCGGACTCTCATAGGTTGTCTTACACAACTCTCCTCTTGATGCTGCAGTATTTTGGCCCactctgttttatatttatttgctacTTCAAG ataTATATACGcttaaaaaggagaaacaatatGATGGACAAGATGAGAGACAATAAGTACAGGTCCAGTGAAACCAAAAGAATCAACATCATGCTGTTGTCCATTGTGGTAGCATTTGCGGTCTGCTGGCTGCCTCTTACCATCTTTAACACTGTGTTTGATTGGAATCATCAGATCATTGCTACGTGCAACCATAATCTACTATTCTTGCTCTGCCATCTTACAGCAATGATATCCACTTGTGTCAACCCCATATTTTATGGATTTCTGAACAAAAATTTCCAGAGAGACTTACAGttcttctttaacttttgtgATTTCCGGTCTCGGGATGATGACTATGAGACAATAGCTATGTCTACCATGCACACAGATGTTTCTAAGACTTCTTTGAAACAAGCAAGCCCAGTCGCATTTAAGAAAATCAACAATGATGATAATGAAAAAATCTGA